The following is a genomic window from Geoalkalibacter halelectricus.
TCGGGTTATTGATGCTGCCAGGGGTCCTCGGCGTCGCCATTTACCAGATTAACGTGGTGGTCACTCGCCTGCTGGCGTCCTTTCTTCCCGAAGGCAGCGTATCCTATCTTTATTACGGGCAGCGCCTGTTTGAGTTTCCCCAGGGCATCTTCATCGTCTCACTGGCCCAGGCGGTTTTGCCCTCCATGAGTCGGCAAGCGGCGGCCGGCGATGAAGACGGGCTCAAGGAATCACTGGATTTTGCTCTGCGCATGATTGCCGTCGTCACCCTTCCCGCCGCTCTGGGGTTGATGCTATGCGCGGTGCCCATCTATAGTCTCTTGTTTCTAAGTGCAACCTTCGACTTCACGGCGGTCAGGCATACCGCGGCCGCCTTGATCGCTTACGCCCCCGGATTATTTTTTCTCGGCATCGCTCGGGTGATCGTGCCGACTTTCTATGCGCTTAAAGATACCCGCACGCCGGTTTTGATTTCCTTTTGGACCCTGCTGATCAACGCGACGCTTGGTCTTGTGCTCATGCAGTTTTGGGGACACGTGGGCCTGGCCTTGGCTCTGACCTTGGCAACCCTCGCCAATTGTCTGCTCCTGGCGGGGGCGCTGAGGAACAAACTGGGCCGGCTCGGGTTGGGGCGCCTGCTCGGTTGCTGTGCGCGGATGCTGGTACCGCTGCTGGCTATGACGGCGGTGGTTCTGCCCGTGTTGCAACTGGCCGACTGGCAGGGCATGGGTGCGGCGGTTTTCTGGACTAAGGCCCTGGTCTTGTTGCTGGCCATTGGCCTGGGCATGCTCGTCTATGCCCTTACATGTCTGGCCGTGGGTGTTCAAGAGGTTCGTGAGGCCTGGGCGGCCGTTCGGCGACGATTTACAAGGAGGTCACGCAATGGCGTCTGACAAGAACCATGAAGGGCTCGTGTGTCAGTTGATTTCAACTCCTGCAGGCTGGTTGGGCCTGGTTGCAGGCCTACGGGGCCTGCGGGAAATTCAGCTATATACTGCTTCCCCATTGGCCTTGGAGCAAATAGCCGCCCGCTTTCCCGAAGCACCTGAAGGCTGGTGCGAAGCCTTGGTTGAGGCACGCAAACAGCTCCTGGAATACTTCGCCGGAACGCGCCGCCAGTTTACCTTGCCTCTGGATTGGGGAGCGATGAGCGAATTTCGCCGCTGTGTTCTGCAACGGTTGCAGTTGCTGCCCTATGCCGCCGTAACCACCTATGGGCAGTTGGCGCGCGAGGTCGGCTCGCCCCACGGGGCGCGCGCCGTGGGCGCGGCCATGGCGGCCAATCCTTTTGTAATCGTGGTGCCCTGTCATCGCGTTGTGGGGCGGGGAGGGCGGATGGTCGGCTATTCAGGGGGAGGAGGAGTCGACAGCAAAAAGTGGTTGCTCAACTTCGAGCAGGAGGTCGCGGCGGCCGCTTCCCTGGAAAATTTCAATAACGACGCACGTTGATATGGCCGTGCTCGATTTGCTTTTGTAACCATTGCCGCAAGAAGCGCTTGAGAGAATCGCGGCTTAGTGGGATCAGCAGGGCAAAGCCGATCAGGTCGGTACAGAAACCAGGTGTGAGCAGCAGCAGGCCTCCAGCCAATACCAGCGCACCATCCAGAAGTGATTCGGCCGGCAGTTGACCTTGGGCGGTGTCCCGCTGAATGCGGGCGATAATTTCAAAGCCTTGGGTGCGCGCGAGATAGGCTCCCGCGATCCCAGTAAGTATAATCAGGGCCACGGTTGGGGCGACACCCAGCTGACGCCCAACTTGAAGAATGACGTAAATCTCCACTACGGGAATTATTGTAAAAAGAAACAGTAATCTTATAAACATCCTTCACCTCCGCGAGAATTCCATTCAGGAAAGTCCTCAGATTGCCTTAGAGGCGGATCCGAAAAAAATTCCCACCTATGGAAGTATTTGATAATAAACAGAAGTTCCTTTTGCCTAAAAAGTAGTCAGAGAGGCGAGCGGCCGTAGAGGCGCCCGTTCTGGAGGTTTTATCCACACGAGAATCCACAGCCTGTCCACGCAAGGCGTGGAAAAGAGCCTTAACTTGTTTGCTGATCATTGATTTTTTGCCTCCGCGCCCCAGGGTGGTTTTCCAGATGGCGAAGATAGCTGCGCAGGGCCTGCTCACTGTTAACCTCAGCCTGCCGTCCCAGGGTGACTAAATGGGCCAACGCCTCGCCGAGATTGCGCTCGCGCGTTTCGGGACAAGGATTCGCCAGGGCCTGGAGACACTCGCCGATTCGGGCGTGCAGGGCGGCCGGATCGGATGGCTCAGGGGGTTCCAGGAGTTTTTGCGCCCGCGCCAGGGCGGGCAGGGTGAGGGGCAGGGGTGAGCGACGAGGCGATTCGCCGCGGTTGCGCTTCTCATCTTTTTTTATCCGCTCCCACTGCCGATTGAGTTCTTCGAGGTCGGTACACTTTTCATCACTAAAAACATGGGGGTGGCGCCGAATCAGTTTGTCGGTGATGCCACGAGCGACGTCCTCGATGTCGAAAAGGCCTTGTTCGGAGAAGATCTGGGCGAGAAAAACGATCTGCAGCAAAAGATCTCCGAGCTCTTCGCATACGGCATCCGAATCCTTGGAATCCAGAGCTTCGAGAACCTCGTGAACCTCTTCGAGCAAAAAGGGCTTTAGGCTTTGGGCATTCTGCTCCTGGTCCCAGGGGCAGCCATCGGGAGCGCGCAACCGTCGCATCACGCCCACAAGGTCGAAAAAGGCACTGGTTTTATTTCTCAAAAGAACCATCCTGTGCGGTGCTAAAAATTCTCGTCCGTAAAGGTCTAAGTTCATAAACCAGGTCGCGAGATTAATGCAATAGACAGATTGGGTTTTGCCGCGCCGCAACCTCGGATTTAACCCTTGCAAATCAGGGCGGAATGGGCTAATACATGACGTCTTGTCCCCCGGAACCTTTGTCTCGGATTTATTTCTTGACAAAAGGGGGGTGCTCCTTATACTAACCGTTTTCAACTTCCGTGGGTGATGAATTCCTTGCGTGTCAGCGTTGAAAAAATCAAGGAAAATGAGGTCGCTCTCGATATCGCCGAGACCGCGGAAAGCTTTCCGGCCCTTGAGGAGTTGATCCAGCGTGCCGAGTGTCGTTTTGTCGGCTCGATAACCGGTCGAATCAGGATTTATTTCGCCAACGGCTTTTTCGAGGTCGAAGGCCAGGTGGCGGCGCGTGTACTTTTGCCTTGCAGTCGCTGCCTGCAGGAGGTCGAAACGCCTCTGCGCGCGGACATATCCGCGACATTTGCCTCCGAGTTGCCGTTGATCGAGGGCGGCGAAAGCGATGAGGTCGAATTGACCGCTGAGGACATGGGGTTGCTTCCCGTGGAAGGCGATGAGATCGACCTGCGTGAGGTGATTCAGGAACAAATCATCATGGAGTTGCCCCTGCGCCCTCTCTGCGGTACTGATTGCAGGGGGATCTGTCCCTTTTGTGGCGCCAATCTCAACGACGGGGACTGCGGCTGTCGCGCTCCCGTTTTTAACAACAAGTTTGCGGCATTGAAGGATTTCAAGGCCGAGAAGTAAACAGCGGAATGGAGCGACCGATAATTCAAACGGTCATCCGATGTGAGATCAGAAAGCTTTCAGGAGATAAGCAACCATGGCTGTACCCAAGAAAAAAACCTCGAAATCCAAACGTGATATGCGCCGTGCCCATGATGCCTTGAGCGCTCCGGGCCTCTCTGTTTGTCCCCAGTGTAAAGAACCCAAGCAGCCCCATCGCGTTTGCCCCAGCTGCGGCACTTACAAGGGCCGGGAGATTCTTCCCGCCGAAGAGCTCTAAGAGGACTGCTGGTTGAAAGCACCGGTTGTTGTCGCAGTCGACGCCATGGGTGGGGATCACGCGCCCGGGGTGGAGATAGAGGCGGCTGTTCAGGCAGCGAAGCGCTGGGGTATCGCCATCGCCTTGGTCGGCGATGAACAGCGAATTCGCGAAGAATTGCAAAAACACGATGTCGCTGGGCTTGATTTGCGCGTGCGCCATGCCAGCCAAGTGGTGGGCATGCACGACTCGGCCTCCGACGCGGTGCGCAAAAAGAAAGACTCATCCATCCGTGTTGCCTTCAATCTGGTCAAGGACGGTGAAGCTCATGCCGTGGTCAGTGCCGGTAATTCCGGCGCAACCATGGCCGCCGGCATGTTTGTTCTCAAACGAGTGCGTGGCATAGAGCGACCGGCCATCGCCACGATCATGCCGAATTTGAAGGACCAGACCCTGGTTCTGGATGTCGGCGGCAACGTCGACTGCAAGTCTTTTCATCTCGCCCAGTTTGCTGCCATGGGAGAGGTTTACGCCCGCCACATCCTCGGGAAGAACAATCCCAGGGTCGGACTCTTGTCCAATGGCGAGGAGGAGAAAAAGGGCACGGAACTGACGCGCGAAACCCACAGTTTACTTAAGCAATCGCATTTCAATTACGTCGGCTATGTCGAGGGGCGCGATATATTCAATGGCTCCGTCGATGTGGTCGTCTGCGATGGATTCGTCGGCAACGTGGTCCTCAAGGTCTCCGAAGGCGTCGCCGACGCCCTGACGACAATGCTCAAGCGCGAATTTGAGGGGCGGTTTCTGGCCAAGCTTGGATTTCTCCTGGCCAAGCCCGCTTTTCGTGCATTTAAGAAAAAAATTGATTACGCTGAATATGGCGGTGCGCCCCTGTTGGGGATCGAGGGGGTCGGCATGATTTGCCACGGGGGATCCAGTCCCCAAGCGATCATGAATGCCATCCGCATGGCGCGTGATTATTCGGCCATGGACGTCAATCGCAAACTTTCGGCCTATCTTGAGAAAATCGGCGATCCTCCGTCCGACGAAGCTGCGACCACCGGGGTTTCCGGCGGAATCGCACAGGGTTGATGGGCCATAGGGAGAGCTTCGAGTGAAAAGAGCGCGGATTGTCGGCACGGGTTCCTATGTTCCACAACACATTCTCACCAATCAGGAGCTGGAAAAAAAGGTCGAAACCAGTGATGAATGGATTCGTACCCGCACGGGTATTCGTGAGCGCCGCATCGCCGCCGAGGGCGAGTGCACCTCCGATCTCGCGGCTCAGGCTGCGCGTCAGGCCTTGACCATGGCGGGCGTGTCGCCCGAGGAAATCGATCTCATTGTTGTCGGTACGATTACCGGTGATTTCCCCTGGCCTGCGACGGCCTGCCTGGTACAGGAAAAAATTGGCGCCAAACGCGCTTTCGCCTACGATCTGTCCGCGGCCTGCAGCGGCTTTGTTTTTGCCCTTGATGCCGCCGTCAAGCAGATTCAGTGCGGCGCCATCAATAAGGCCCTGGTTATCGGTGCCGAGATTCTCAGTCGCATTGTCGATTGGGAGGATCGTAACACCTGCGTGCTTTTCGGTGACGGCGCCGGGGCCGTAGTGCTCTCGGCCGAAGAGGGCGATCACGGCGTGCTCTCGACCCACCTGCACTCGGACGGCAGCTACTGGGAGCTTCTATATCAGGCCGGCTTTGGCGCACGCCACCCGGCTAACGCGCGCGGGCTCGATGAGCGGGTGCAGTTTTTGAAAATGCAAGGCAACGAGGTCTTCAAGGTCGCGGTGCGCATGCTCACCGAAGTGGCTCAGGAAGCCTTGGCGCACAATGGAATGGAGTGTCAGGACATCGACCTGTTCATTCCGCATCAGGCCAATCGGCGCATTCTCGAGGCAGTGGCCAAGCGCCTGCATCTTCGCGATGACCAGGTCTACATCAATGTCGATTACTACGGCAACACCTCGGGCGCATCCATTCCCATTGCCTTGGACGAGGTGAATCGGGCCGGTGGGATCAAGCCAGGTGACATCCTTATGTTCGACGCGTTCGGCGGGGGATTTACCTGGGGGGCTGCCTTGGTGCGCTGGTAGACCTTTCAACCATGATAATCTCAGGCTAATACGCTATGCTCTCCTTTGTTTTTCCCGGGCAAGGCTCCCAGTATGCTGGCATGGGCAAGGATCTTGCGGAAAATTTCGCCATCGCCCGCCAAACCTTTGAAGAAGCCGACCAGGCACTTGGCTTATCTTTGTCGCGCCTGTGTTTCGACGGCCCCGAGGAAGACCTCAAGCTTACCGAGAATACGCAACCGGCAATCCTCGCCACCAGCGTCGCTGCCCTGCGGGTGCTCCTCCAGGAGCGTGGCCTGGCCGCCGATTACGTGGCTGGACATTCGTTAGGTGAGTTTTCCGCCCTGGTTTGTGCCGGTGGGATGGATTTCGCCGATGCGCTGCGCACCGTTCGTCGGCGGGGGCAGCTCATGCAGCAGGCGGTACCCGTCGGGGAAGGGGCCATGGCGGCCATTATCGGTCTGGAAGCCGATGCCGTGGAAAACGTCTGCGCTCTGGCCGCGGACGGGCAAGTGGTGGCCCCGGCCAATTTCAACAGCCCCGGGCAAATTGTCATTGCCGGTAATACCCAGGCCGTTGATCGCGCCATTGCATTGGCCAAGGAGAAAGGCGCCAAGCGCGCTTTACCTCTTCCTGTCAGCGCCCCCTTTCATTGCGCCCTGATGGAACCCGCGGGACGTGGGCTCGACGAGGTTTTGGCCGGATTGACTTTTGGCTCCTTGCGAATTCCCGTGGTGACCAATGTCGAGGCGCGCTCCAATGATCGCACCGAGCGCATTCGCGAACTGCTGGTCACGCAGGTCAGCGCCCCGGTTCGCTGGCAGGAATCCGTGGAATTCATGGCCAAGCAAGGCGTGAGCCGCATGATTGAAATCGGGCCTGGCAAGGTTTTGAGCGGGCTGATCAAGCGCATCGCCAAAAACGTCGAAGTCGGCAACCTTGAAGACACTGGCGGGCTACAAAAGCTCTAGGGAGGACACTTTGTTCCAGGATAAAGTC
Proteins encoded in this region:
- the murJ gene encoding murein biosynthesis integral membrane protein MurJ — protein: MSEKSNITRATGVLGVATLLSRITGLVRDVVIGRMFGAGFATDAFFMAFTLPNLLRRFFAEGSLTAAFVPTYSDVYHQQGREEAVRVGNICFTLLLVIMAVVTLVGIFASPWLVKAIGFGFGEVEGKLQLTDLLNRIMFPYIFFVSLLALLTGKLNVHGHYFVPALSPALLNLAMVAAAALLSPLFDPPIKALAFGVLLGGVLQLLMQGPILRRYGILPRLNFHWRHPAVRRIGLLMLPGVLGVAIYQINVVVTRLLASFLPEGSVSYLYYGQRLFEFPQGIFIVSLAQAVLPSMSRQAAAGDEDGLKESLDFALRMIAVVTLPAALGLMLCAVPIYSLLFLSATFDFTAVRHTAAALIAYAPGLFFLGIARVIVPTFYALKDTRTPVLISFWTLLINATLGLVLMQFWGHVGLALALTLATLANCLLLAGALRNKLGRLGLGRLLGCCARMLVPLLAMTAVVLPVLQLADWQGMGAAVFWTKALVLLLAIGLGMLVYALTCLAVGVQEVREAWAAVRRRFTRRSRNGV
- a CDS encoding methylated-DNA--[protein]-cysteine S-methyltransferase, whose translation is MASDKNHEGLVCQLISTPAGWLGLVAGLRGLREIQLYTASPLALEQIAARFPEAPEGWCEALVEARKQLLEYFAGTRRQFTLPLDWGAMSEFRRCVLQRLQLLPYAAVTTYGQLAREVGSPHGARAVGAAMAANPFVIVVPCHRVVGRGGRMVGYSGGGGVDSKKWLLNFEQEVAAAASLENFNNDAR
- a CDS encoding FxsA family protein, with product MFIRLLFLFTIIPVVEIYVILQVGRQLGVAPTVALIILTGIAGAYLARTQGFEIIARIQRDTAQGQLPAESLLDGALVLAGGLLLLTPGFCTDLIGFALLIPLSRDSLKRFLRQWLQKQIEHGHINVRRY
- the mazG gene encoding nucleoside triphosphate pyrophosphohydrolase is translated as MRNKTSAFFDLVGVMRRLRAPDGCPWDQEQNAQSLKPFLLEEVHEVLEALDSKDSDAVCEELGDLLLQIVFLAQIFSEQGLFDIEDVARGITDKLIRRHPHVFSDEKCTDLEELNRQWERIKKDEKRNRGESPRRSPLPLTLPALARAQKLLEPPEPSDPAALHARIGECLQALANPCPETRERNLGEALAHLVTLGRQAEVNSEQALRSYLRHLENHPGARRQKINDQQTS
- a CDS encoding YceD family protein, translating into MNSLRVSVEKIKENEVALDIAETAESFPALEELIQRAECRFVGSITGRIRIYFANGFFEVEGQVAARVLLPCSRCLQEVETPLRADISATFASELPLIEGGESDEVELTAEDMGLLPVEGDEIDLREVIQEQIIMELPLRPLCGTDCRGICPFCGANLNDGDCGCRAPVFNNKFAALKDFKAEK
- the rpmF gene encoding 50S ribosomal protein L32 gives rise to the protein MAVPKKKTSKSKRDMRRAHDALSAPGLSVCPQCKEPKQPHRVCPSCGTYKGREILPAEEL
- the plsX gene encoding phosphate acyltransferase PlsX; the encoded protein is MGGDHAPGVEIEAAVQAAKRWGIAIALVGDEQRIREELQKHDVAGLDLRVRHASQVVGMHDSASDAVRKKKDSSIRVAFNLVKDGEAHAVVSAGNSGATMAAGMFVLKRVRGIERPAIATIMPNLKDQTLVLDVGGNVDCKSFHLAQFAAMGEVYARHILGKNNPRVGLLSNGEEEKKGTELTRETHSLLKQSHFNYVGYVEGRDIFNGSVDVVVCDGFVGNVVLKVSEGVADALTTMLKREFEGRFLAKLGFLLAKPAFRAFKKKIDYAEYGGAPLLGIEGVGMICHGGSSPQAIMNAIRMARDYSAMDVNRKLSAYLEKIGDPPSDEAATTGVSGGIAQG
- a CDS encoding beta-ketoacyl-ACP synthase III; translation: MKRARIVGTGSYVPQHILTNQELEKKVETSDEWIRTRTGIRERRIAAEGECTSDLAAQAARQALTMAGVSPEEIDLIVVGTITGDFPWPATACLVQEKIGAKRAFAYDLSAACSGFVFALDAAVKQIQCGAINKALVIGAEILSRIVDWEDRNTCVLFGDGAGAVVLSAEEGDHGVLSTHLHSDGSYWELLYQAGFGARHPANARGLDERVQFLKMQGNEVFKVAVRMLTEVAQEALAHNGMECQDIDLFIPHQANRRILEAVAKRLHLRDDQVYINVDYYGNTSGASIPIALDEVNRAGGIKPGDILMFDAFGGGFTWGAALVRW
- the fabD gene encoding ACP S-malonyltransferase yields the protein MLSFVFPGQGSQYAGMGKDLAENFAIARQTFEEADQALGLSLSRLCFDGPEEDLKLTENTQPAILATSVAALRVLLQERGLAADYVAGHSLGEFSALVCAGGMDFADALRTVRRRGQLMQQAVPVGEGAMAAIIGLEADAVENVCALAADGQVVAPANFNSPGQIVIAGNTQAVDRAIALAKEKGAKRALPLPVSAPFHCALMEPAGRGLDEVLAGLTFGSLRIPVVTNVEARSNDRTERIRELLVTQVSAPVRWQESVEFMAKQGVSRMIEIGPGKVLSGLIKRIAKNVEVGNLEDTGGLQKL